One Malus domestica chromosome 11, GDT2T_hap1 genomic region harbors:
- the LOC103448657 gene encoding uncharacterized protein isoform X1: MAMHMEAEVPGIGAVGCYAEKQSSLCGKRKRQQKPLEEEDRQPRSVTPGALRVLPQADEEKEWAFTRNFISFLLSKVSKETDAQYMDSVNSCDPSKVAAQLESVLFENWGFNDQSLESTEKYSTLFYFLHAPARKDFRRQVLLGEISPTQLVHMSLDEPHSKYPNHMDDLCENCYEVWFEKLRNSLIECGMMKRVTVEPLGTKQRQQLDPSPRLDPPGTAVWGVLRQVLPQDIEKERAYERNFISFLLSKVSKETDARYMDSVNACDPSKVAAQLESVLFENWGFKGQSPESNEKYSSVFSCLQNPANKDLRRQVLLGEISSKQLVNMSRDEVYDYLF; this comes from the exons ATGGCCATGCACATGGAGGCTGAAGTACCTGGAATCGGCGCCGTTGGGTGTTATGCGGAGAAGCAGAGCTCGCTTTGTGGCAAGAGGAAGAGGCAGCAGAAGCCGCTGGAGGAGGAAGACCGTCAACCTAGGTCAGTTACTCCAGGAGCGTTGCGAGTTTTACCCCAAG CAGATGAAGAAAAGGAATGGGCTTTTACAAGGAATTTCATTTCGTTCCTTTTGTCCAAGGTATCTAAGGAAACTGATGCACAATATATGGATTCTGTCAATTCATGTGACCCTTCTAAAGTTGCTGCTCAACTGGAGTCCGTGCTGTTTGAAAACTGGGGTTTCAATGATCAGTCGCTGGAATCGACTGAAAAGTATTCTACTCTATTTTATTTCCTCCATGCTCCTGCGAGAAAAGATTTCCGCAGACAGGTTCTTCTCGGCGAGATCTCACCAACACAGTTGGTGCACATGTCTTTGGATGAACCGCATTCGAAGTACCCCAATCATATGGACGACCTTTGCGAGAATTGCTATGAAGTTTGGTTTGAGAAACTTCGAAACAGCTTAATTGAGTGTGGTATGATGAAACGTGTAACTGTGGAGCCGCTGGGGACTAAGCAGCGGCAGCAGCTGGACCCTTCACCTCGGTTGGACCCTCCTGGTACTGCAGTATGGGGAGTTTTACGCCAAGTTTTACCCCAAG ATATTGAAAAGGAACGGGCTTATGAAAGGAATTTCATTTCGTTCCTTTTGTCCAAGGTATCTAAGGAAACTGATGCACGATATATGGATTCTGTCAATGCATGTGACCCTTCTAAAGTTGCTGCTCAACTGGAGTCCGTGCTGTTTGAAAACTGGGGTTTCAAAGGTCAGTCGCCGGAATCGAATGAAAAGTATTCATCTGTGTTTTCTTGCCTCCAGAATCCTGCGAACAAAGACTTGCGTAGGCAAGTTCTTCTGGGAGAGATCTCCTCAAAACagttggtcaacatgtctcgagATGAGGTTTATGATTACTTGTTTTAG
- the LOC103448657 gene encoding uncharacterized protein isoform X2, giving the protein MAMHMEAEVPGIGAVGCYAEKQSSLCGKRKRQQKPLEEEDRQPRSVTPGALRVLPQDEEKEWAFTRNFISFLLSKVSKETDAQYMDSVNSCDPSKVAAQLESVLFENWGFNDQSLESTEKYSTLFYFLHAPARKDFRRQVLLGEISPTQLVHMSLDEPHSKYPNHMDDLCENCYEVWFEKLRNSLIECGMMKRVTVEPLGTKQRQQLDPSPRLDPPGTAVWGVLRQVLPQDIEKERAYERNFISFLLSKVSKETDARYMDSVNACDPSKVAAQLESVLFENWGFKGQSPESNEKYSSVFSCLQNPANKDLRRQVLLGEISSKQLVNMSRDEVYDYLF; this is encoded by the exons ATGGCCATGCACATGGAGGCTGAAGTACCTGGAATCGGCGCCGTTGGGTGTTATGCGGAGAAGCAGAGCTCGCTTTGTGGCAAGAGGAAGAGGCAGCAGAAGCCGCTGGAGGAGGAAGACCGTCAACCTAGGTCAGTTACTCCAGGAGCGTTGCGAGTTTTACCCCAAG ATGAAGAAAAGGAATGGGCTTTTACAAGGAATTTCATTTCGTTCCTTTTGTCCAAGGTATCTAAGGAAACTGATGCACAATATATGGATTCTGTCAATTCATGTGACCCTTCTAAAGTTGCTGCTCAACTGGAGTCCGTGCTGTTTGAAAACTGGGGTTTCAATGATCAGTCGCTGGAATCGACTGAAAAGTATTCTACTCTATTTTATTTCCTCCATGCTCCTGCGAGAAAAGATTTCCGCAGACAGGTTCTTCTCGGCGAGATCTCACCAACACAGTTGGTGCACATGTCTTTGGATGAACCGCATTCGAAGTACCCCAATCATATGGACGACCTTTGCGAGAATTGCTATGAAGTTTGGTTTGAGAAACTTCGAAACAGCTTAATTGAGTGTGGTATGATGAAACGTGTAACTGTGGAGCCGCTGGGGACTAAGCAGCGGCAGCAGCTGGACCCTTCACCTCGGTTGGACCCTCCTGGTACTGCAGTATGGGGAGTTTTACGCCAAGTTTTACCCCAAG ATATTGAAAAGGAACGGGCTTATGAAAGGAATTTCATTTCGTTCCTTTTGTCCAAGGTATCTAAGGAAACTGATGCACGATATATGGATTCTGTCAATGCATGTGACCCTTCTAAAGTTGCTGCTCAACTGGAGTCCGTGCTGTTTGAAAACTGGGGTTTCAAAGGTCAGTCGCCGGAATCGAATGAAAAGTATTCATCTGTGTTTTCTTGCCTCCAGAATCCTGCGAACAAAGACTTGCGTAGGCAAGTTCTTCTGGGAGAGATCTCCTCAAAACagttggtcaacatgtctcgagATGAGGTTTATGATTACTTGTTTTAG